In Glycine max cultivar Williams 82 chromosome 7, Glycine_max_v4.0, whole genome shotgun sequence, a single window of DNA contains:
- the LOC100787096 gene encoding GEM-like protein 4, translating to MMASFLQELLIGFPFTSAAYVGEKSKRYLPDPATQYNTSTTSSEQGRVNSVLTGMNRLGRKTNNLATGLKEHVKLGPKITDTVKGKLSLGARILQVGGVEKVFMQLFSVKDGGEKLLKACQCYISTTSGPLAGLLFISTDKVAFCSDRSIKAYSSKGHLIRIHYKVVIPLEKIRSINQSQHVKKPSQKYIEIVTVDNFDFWFMGFLNYQKAFKYLKQAISQAQA from the exons ATGATGGCATCCTTTCTTCAAGAACTTCTAATTGGATTTCCATTCACCTCAGCAGCATACGTGGGTGAGAAATCAAAGAGGTACCTGCCAGATCCTGCCACCCAATACAACACATCTACCACAAGCTCAGAGCAAG GTAGAGTAAATTCAGTTCTTACCGGGATGAACAGGCTTGGGAGAAAGACTAACAACTTGGCAACTGGGCTCAAAGAACAtg TAAAACTTGGACCAAAAATAACTGATACAGTAAAAGGAAAATTAAGCTTAGGAGCAAGAATTCTTCAAGTTGGAGGAGTCGAAAAAGTCTTCATGCAACTATTCAGTGTAAAAGATGGTGGTGAGAAGTTACTAAAAGCATGCCAATGCTATATATCAACCACATCTGGTCCTCTAGCAGGACTCCTATTCATATCCACCGATAAAGTTGCATTTTGCAGTGACAGATCAATCAAGGCCTATTCTTCAAAGGGTCATTTGATCAGAATTCATTACAAG GTTGTGATCCCACTTGAAAAAATAAGGAGCATTAACCAAAGTCAACATGTGAAGAAGCCTTCCCAAAAGTACATAGAAATAGTTACAGTGGATAACTTTGACTTCTGGTTTATGGGTTTCTTAAATTATCAGAAAGCTTTCAAATACCTGAAGCAGGCTATCTCTCAAGCTCAAGCGTAG